A single genomic interval of Zingiber officinale cultivar Zhangliang chromosome 4A, Zo_v1.1, whole genome shotgun sequence harbors:
- the LOC121971678 gene encoding WAT1-related protein At5g07050-like → MKNNQGRWSRYFVTCKPYLAMISLQFGYAGMNILTKFSLNHGMSHYVLVVYRHAFATLSIAPFALILERNSRPRMTWPIFMQIFALGLLGPVIDQNFYYAGLKFTSPTFSCAMSNMLPAMTFVLAIIFRMERLDLKQVRSQAKLIGTLVTVAGAMLMTLYKGPIMHMVWTKYVPIHPSESDSATDDSSGKNWFMGCIFLIIATLAWASFFVLQTAALERYRAHFSLTTLICLIGTLQAIVVTFVMEHKFSVWSIGFDMNLLAAAYAGIVTSGIAYHVQGLVIQDKGPVFASAFSPLMMIIVAIMGSFILAEKIYLGGVIGAVLIVAGLYSVLWGKHKEDKEKKQMEAMEIPMAMKEAQGVLEPDDVVEKATAKEEHDMIC, encoded by the exons ATGAAGAATAACCAAGGAAGATGGAGCAGGTACTTTGTGACTTGCAAGCCTTACCTTGCAATGATCTCGCTCCAATTTGGCTATGCAGGCATGAACATCCTCACCAAATTCTCCCTCAACCATGGCATGAGCCACTATGTCCTGGTGGTCTATCGACACGCCTTTGCCACTCTCTCCATTGCCCCGTTCGCCCTCATTCTTGAGAG GAATTCACGTCCGAGGATGACATGGCCAATCTTTATGCAAATATTTGCGCTTGGACTGCTCGG GCCGGTCATCGACCAGAACTTCTACTATGCTGGCTTGAAGTTCACCTCACCAACCTTCTCTTGCGCAATGAGCAACATGTTACCTGCCATGACATTTGTGTTGGCCATCATATTCAG GATGGAGAGGCTTGACCTGAAACAAGTGAGGAGCCAAGCCAAGTTGATTGGAACTCTGGTGACAGTAGCTGGAGCCATGCTGATGACCCTCTACAAAGGACCTATCATGCACATGGTCTGGACCAAGTACGTGCCCATTCATCCCAGCGAATCTGACTCAGCCACCGATGATTCGTCTGGCAAGAACTGGTTCATGGGCTGCATCTTCCTCATCATTGCAACTCTTGCGTGGGCATCTTTCTTTGTCCTTCAG ACTGCAGCATTGGAGAGATACAGAGCCCACTTCTCGCTCACCACATTGATATGCCTTATTGGCACTCTCCAAGCCATTGTTGTCACCTTTGTTATGGAGCACAAGTTTTCTGTGTGGAGCATCGGGTTCGACATGAACCTCCTTGCTGCTGCCTATGCT GGTATAGTGACATCCGGTATTGCCTACCATGTACAAGGTTTGGTGATTCAAGACAAAGGACCAGTCTTCGCATCTGCCTTCAGCCCTTTGATGATGATTATAGTGGCCATAATGGGCTCTTTCATTCTTGCAGAGAAAATATATTTGGGAGG TGTGATTGGTGCAGTCCTTATTGTTGCTGGCCTGTACTCGGTTCTCTGGGGAAAGCACAAGGAAGACAAGGAGAAGAAGCAGATGGAGGCCATGGAAATcccaatggccatgaaggaagctcaaggagTCCTGGAACCAGATGATGTAGTGGAGAAGGCCACAGCAAAAGAAGAACATGACATGATCTGCTGA